In Vibrio tritonius, the following are encoded in one genomic region:
- the rseP gene encoding sigma E protease regulator RseP: MTGIIWNLFAFIVALGVLVAVHEFGHFWVARRCGIKVEKFSIGFGKALWQRVGKDGTQYSIAAIPLGGYVKMLDGRVDDIPPELQDQAFDHKTLWQRAAVVAAGPVFNFLFAIIAYWLVFTIGVPTVKPVVGEVSSYSIAADAGIAPGMEILDVSGTRTPDWESVNMELASHIGDDSLTLTVTSPESVGLQEIKTLNLSSWNFDPESESAMGALGFKPFTPEISLTLINVAKDGAGAKAGLEVGDELQFVGGQKITQWQQVVDSIQNHPGEPITVDVLRQGEPVSLVLTPERKDLGNGKVIGFAGIAPKVADWPSDYRFELQFGVFESFSKAVDKTGQIIGLTVSMLKKLVVGDVGLNNLSGPISIAKGAGATADYGLVYFLGFLALISVNLGIINLVPLPMLDGGHLLFFAIEAVIRRPVPEKVQEMGYRIGGAIIFSLMAVAIFNDFTRL, from the coding sequence ATGACCGGCATAATATGGAATTTATTCGCATTCATTGTCGCCTTAGGTGTTTTGGTTGCAGTGCATGAGTTTGGTCACTTTTGGGTGGCAAGACGCTGCGGTATCAAAGTCGAGAAGTTTTCCATTGGTTTTGGTAAAGCTTTGTGGCAACGAGTCGGTAAAGATGGGACTCAATACAGTATTGCCGCAATTCCGCTAGGCGGTTATGTCAAAATGTTGGATGGACGAGTAGATGACATTCCTCCTGAACTTCAAGACCAAGCTTTTGATCATAAAACGTTATGGCAACGTGCAGCTGTTGTTGCAGCAGGTCCTGTGTTTAACTTCCTTTTTGCGATTATAGCTTATTGGTTAGTGTTTACTATTGGTGTTCCAACTGTAAAACCAGTGGTAGGTGAAGTATCTTCTTATTCGATCGCCGCAGATGCAGGGATTGCTCCTGGAATGGAGATTTTGGACGTTTCTGGGACCCGTACGCCAGATTGGGAAAGCGTCAATATGGAGCTCGCTTCTCATATTGGTGATGACAGCTTAACCTTGACCGTCACCTCACCAGAAAGTGTCGGACTGCAAGAAATCAAAACTTTAAACCTATCTAGTTGGAACTTTGACCCTGAATCAGAGTCTGCTATGGGAGCGCTCGGATTTAAGCCTTTTACTCCTGAAATATCGTTAACGCTGATTAATGTCGCTAAAGATGGGGCAGGAGCAAAAGCTGGTCTTGAAGTGGGTGATGAGCTGCAGTTTGTGGGTGGCCAGAAAATCACCCAATGGCAGCAGGTTGTCGATAGTATTCAAAATCATCCTGGTGAACCGATTACAGTAGACGTATTACGCCAAGGAGAACCTGTTTCTTTGGTCTTAACGCCCGAGCGTAAAGATCTTGGTAACGGTAAAGTGATTGGATTTGCTGGAATTGCTCCCAAAGTCGCAGATTGGCCTTCAGATTATCGATTTGAACTTCAGTTTGGTGTATTTGAGTCTTTCAGTAAAGCAGTTGATAAAACGGGACAAATCATTGGTTTAACCGTTAGTATGCTAAAAAAATTGGTGGTAGGTGATGTGGGGTTGAATAACCTTAGTGGACCTATCTCGATTGCGAAAGGTGCGGGAGCTACCGCCGATTATGGTTTGGTCTACTTCTTAGGGTTCTTGGCACTGATTAGTGTGAACCTTGGCATTATTAACCTTGTCCCATTACCAATGCTCGATGGAGGACACTTGTTGTTCTTTGCTATTGAAGCTGTAATTCGTCGTCCAGTACCAGAGAAGGTGCAGGAGATGGGATACCGCATTGGTGGAGCCATCATTTTCTCTTTAATGGCCGTGGCAATATTTAACGATTTTACTCGCCTGTGA
- the bamA gene encoding outer membrane protein assembly factor BamA, whose amino-acid sequence MAMKKILLATLLATSVSANGAENFVVKDIQIEGLQRVALGAALLKMPVRVGDTVDSQDIADIIQSLYASGNFENVKVLRDGSALVVQVQERPTIASVSFSGNKAIKEEQLKQNLDASNIRVGEALDRTKLTNIEKGLEDFYYSVGKYNATVKAVVTPLPRNRADLKFVFTEGVSAKIKQINFIGNQVFSDDDLLSKFDLNADVSWWNFLSSDKYQKQVLAGDLEKLRTYYLDRGYLKFKVESTEVSISPDKKGVYITLNISEGKPYTVKSVDFKGNLIGKEAEFKSLVNFDMGSTYKGSSVTSLEENVKKLLGEAGYAYPQVRTVPTFDDDKQEVSLTVQIDPGKRMYVRDIRFMGNTVTKDEVLRREMRQMEGSWLNSKSVELGKTRLSRLGYFETVDVQTDRVPGTDDQVDVVYKVKEANSGSINFGVGYGTESGVSFQVGLTQDNFLGSGNRVSISATTNDYQKNITLEYKDPYWTLDGVSLGGKVFLNKFEASDAGIVDYDNTSYGMNLTWGFPFDELNRFEFGVGYTHSKIGNLKPYLQVEQFLKAQSGNLTSDGSLETDDFDISVAWTRNNLNKGYFPTAGNYQRAYYDMTVPGSDALYFKMQYDVRQYIPLTKKEDFTLLLRGRLGYGNGYGQTDGQDNLYPFYENFYAGGFSTLRGFSSNSAGPKAVYRSYADSNNGTDTATDESVGGNATWLASAELIVPTPFASEEVQSQIRTSIFFDMASVWDTEFHYNGDVSYGDKYYYDYSDPMNYRSSYGMALQWMSPMGPLVFSVAKPVKKYEGDDEEFFTFTIGKTF is encoded by the coding sequence ATGGCGATGAAAAAGATCCTTCTCGCGACACTGCTCGCAACAAGCGTGTCAGCGAACGGTGCCGAAAACTTTGTTGTAAAAGATATCCAGATTGAGGGGTTGCAGCGTGTTGCACTTGGTGCTGCGTTGTTAAAAATGCCTGTTCGTGTTGGAGATACCGTAGACTCACAAGATATTGCAGACATCATTCAGTCATTGTATGCCTCCGGTAACTTTGAGAATGTCAAAGTGTTGCGTGATGGTTCTGCATTAGTTGTGCAAGTTCAAGAGCGACCAACTATTGCGAGTGTTTCGTTCTCTGGCAATAAAGCGATTAAAGAAGAACAGCTCAAGCAGAACTTGGACGCTTCTAATATTCGTGTTGGTGAGGCGTTAGATCGTACCAAGCTAACCAATATCGAAAAGGGCTTAGAAGATTTCTATTACAGTGTCGGTAAATATAACGCGACGGTAAAAGCGGTGGTAACACCCTTGCCGCGTAACCGTGCTGACCTGAAATTTGTTTTCACTGAAGGTGTTTCTGCCAAAATCAAACAGATCAACTTTATCGGTAATCAAGTTTTTAGTGATGACGATTTGTTGAGTAAGTTCGATTTAAATGCAGACGTATCTTGGTGGAATTTCCTTTCGAGTGATAAATATCAAAAGCAAGTATTGGCTGGCGATTTAGAAAAACTCAGAACTTACTATTTAGATCGCGGTTACCTGAAATTTAAAGTGGAATCGACCGAAGTGTCGATCTCGCCAGATAAAAAGGGTGTGTATATCACGCTTAACATCAGTGAAGGTAAGCCTTACACAGTAAAAAGTGTTGATTTTAAAGGTAATCTCATTGGTAAAGAGGCTGAGTTCAAGTCTTTAGTTAATTTTGATATGGGCAGTACCTATAAAGGTTCTTCAGTTACTTCACTAGAAGAGAACGTGAAAAAACTGTTGGGCGAAGCTGGTTATGCTTATCCCCAAGTACGTACCGTTCCCACTTTTGATGATGATAAGCAAGAAGTTTCTTTAACGGTTCAAATTGACCCTGGGAAGCGTATGTACGTTCGTGATATTCGTTTCATGGGTAACACGGTGACCAAAGACGAAGTACTGCGTCGTGAAATGCGCCAAATGGAAGGTAGCTGGCTGAACTCCAAATCGGTTGAGTTAGGTAAAACACGTTTGAGTCGTCTTGGCTATTTTGAAACGGTTGATGTGCAAACTGACCGCGTTCCTGGTACCGATGACCAAGTTGATGTGGTTTATAAAGTAAAAGAAGCTAACTCCGGTAGTATCAACTTCGGTGTTGGTTACGGCACTGAGTCTGGGGTGAGTTTCCAAGTCGGTTTAACTCAAGATAACTTCTTGGGAAGTGGTAACCGCGTTAGTATCAGTGCGACCACCAATGACTATCAGAAAAACATCACGTTAGAGTATAAAGACCCATATTGGACACTCGATGGTGTGAGTTTAGGTGGTAAAGTCTTCCTGAATAAATTTGAAGCATCCGATGCGGGTATCGTCGACTACGACAACACTAGCTATGGTATGAACCTCACGTGGGGCTTCCCATTTGACGAACTGAACCGTTTTGAGTTTGGTGTTGGTTATACCCACAGTAAGATTGGTAACCTAAAGCCTTATTTACAAGTAGAGCAGTTCTTAAAAGCGCAGTCTGGTAACTTAACGTCAGATGGTAGTTTGGAAACAGATGACTTTGATATTAGTGTTGCTTGGACCCGTAATAACCTGAATAAAGGTTACTTCCCAACGGCGGGTAACTATCAACGCGCCTACTACGATATGACGGTTCCTGGCTCAGATGCGTTGTACTTCAAGATGCAATATGATGTGCGTCAGTACATTCCTCTAACCAAAAAAGAAGATTTCACCCTGTTACTGCGTGGTCGTCTAGGTTACGGTAATGGCTATGGTCAAACGGATGGTCAAGATAACCTCTACCCATTCTATGAAAACTTCTATGCTGGTGGTTTCTCTACACTACGCGGATTTAGCTCTAACAGTGCTGGTCCTAAAGCGGTGTATCGTAGTTATGCCGATTCAAATAATGGTACTGATACTGCGACAGATGAATCTGTTGGTGGTAATGCAACTTGGCTAGCGAGTGCCGAATTGATTGTACCAACGCCATTTGCTTCAGAAGAGGTACAAAGCCAGATTCGAACTAGTATCTTCTTTGATATGGCAAGTGTTTGGGATACCGAATTCCATTATAATGGTGACGTTTCATATGGTGATAAGTATTATTATGACTACTCAGACCCTATGAATTACCGTTCTTCATATGGTATGGCGTTACAGTGGATGTCTCCAATGGGACCTTTGGTCTTCTCGGTAGCGAAGCCTGTTAAAAAATACGAAGGTGATGACGAAGAATTCTTTACCTTTACCATCGGGAAAACCTTTTAA
- a CDS encoding OmpH family outer membrane protein: protein MKSIFKAAGVSLVILSSSFFANAAQAAQKVGFINTAQVFQSLPQREVVLQKLQTEFKDKADELKSMQQQAQEKMQKLKRDSSLMSQDDIEKLRIEIGQLESKYKIKAQALDQASKRREAEEKQKLFKIIQDAVKKVAEKDGYDMIVDAGALQYAKPEYNISEEVIKSIK, encoded by the coding sequence TTGAAAAGTATCTTCAAAGCGGCTGGTGTCAGCCTTGTTATTCTTAGCTCATCATTCTTTGCCAATGCGGCACAAGCAGCTCAAAAAGTAGGCTTTATTAATACAGCCCAAGTTTTTCAATCTCTACCTCAACGTGAGGTGGTACTACAAAAACTTCAAACTGAGTTTAAAGATAAAGCTGATGAACTGAAAAGTATGCAGCAACAAGCTCAAGAAAAAATGCAAAAACTGAAACGTGATTCTTCTCTTATGAGCCAAGATGACATCGAAAAACTACGCATTGAAATTGGTCAGCTTGAAAGCAAATACAAAATCAAAGCTCAAGCGTTAGATCAAGCATCAAAACGTCGTGAAGCGGAAGAGAAACAGAAACTGTTCAAAATCATTCAAGATGCTGTAAAAAAAGTGGCTGAGAAAGACGGCTACGATATGATCGTTGATGCTGGTGCTCTGCAGTATGCGAAGCCTGAATACAACATCTCTGAAGAAGTGATTAAATCTATTAAGTAA
- the lpxD gene encoding UDP-3-O-(3-hydroxymyristoyl)glucosamine N-acyltransferase, whose amino-acid sequence MTTLTLAELAKITGGELFGDHSAVVTAVAPMDKAQEGHVTFLSNPKYSKHLAACKATVIMVKASERELCPSNALVVADPYVAFALVTQALDTTPAPAVDIAPSAVIAKDAKLGKNVAIGANAVIESGVELGDNVVIGAGCFVGKNTQIGQNTKLWANVSVYHSVVIGEHCLVQSGTVIGSDGFGYANERGEWIKIPQLGSVRIGNRVEIGACTTIDRGALDDTVIEDNVIIDNQLQIAHNVHIGYGTAMAGGTIIAGSTTIGKYCIIGGASVINGHIEIADGVTITGMGMVMRSISEKGVYSSGIPLQTNKEWRKTATRVHRIDEMNKRLKAVEKLLEQKNDA is encoded by the coding sequence ATGACCACACTAACGTTAGCCGAATTGGCAAAAATTACCGGGGGTGAGCTGTTTGGCGATCACTCTGCGGTTGTGACAGCTGTCGCGCCGATGGATAAGGCTCAAGAGGGTCATGTTACCTTCTTGTCGAATCCTAAATACAGTAAACACCTTGCTGCGTGTAAAGCAACGGTCATCATGGTCAAAGCCTCTGAGCGAGAGCTTTGTCCATCAAATGCTTTAGTAGTGGCAGACCCCTATGTCGCGTTTGCGCTAGTGACACAAGCATTAGATACGACGCCAGCACCAGCAGTGGATATCGCACCATCAGCGGTGATCGCTAAGGATGCTAAGTTAGGAAAAAATGTTGCGATTGGCGCAAATGCAGTGATTGAGTCTGGTGTTGAACTGGGCGATAACGTTGTTATTGGTGCTGGTTGTTTCGTCGGCAAAAATACACAAATTGGTCAAAATACCAAGTTGTGGGCCAATGTGTCGGTTTATCACAGTGTGGTTATTGGTGAGCACTGTCTGGTTCAATCTGGAACTGTAATTGGTTCTGACGGGTTTGGTTATGCCAACGAACGAGGTGAGTGGATTAAGATTCCTCAACTTGGTTCAGTACGTATAGGTAATCGGGTTGAAATTGGTGCATGTACGACAATTGACCGTGGTGCACTCGATGATACTGTTATTGAAGATAATGTGATCATCGATAACCAATTGCAAATCGCTCATAACGTGCACATCGGATATGGTACAGCCATGGCAGGTGGTACTATCATCGCTGGCAGTACTACCATTGGTAAGTACTGTATTATCGGTGGAGCATCGGTAATCAATGGCCATATCGAAATCGCTGATGGTGTCACTATCACCGGTATGGGTATGGTAATGCGCAGCATTTCTGAAAAAGGCGTGTACTCTTCAGGTATCCCGCTTCAGACGAATAAAGAGTGGCGTAAAACCGCAACACGTGTTCATCGAATTGATGAAATGAACAAGCGTTTAAAAGCGGTAGAAAAGCTACTTGAACAAAAAAACGACGCTTAG
- the fabZ gene encoding 3-hydroxyacyl-ACP dehydratase FabZ yields the protein MDITEIQALLPHRYPFLLIDRVTGFEEGKYLIGLKNVSVNEPQFTGHFPQLPVFPGVLILEAMAQATGLLAFKTFGAPKENELYYFASIDNAKFRKPVVPGDQLVIEVEFLKERRGIALFNGTAKVDGEVVCSAELKCARREF from the coding sequence ATGGATATCACTGAAATTCAGGCGCTTCTTCCTCATCGCTACCCATTTTTGTTGATTGATCGCGTTACGGGTTTTGAAGAAGGTAAGTATCTGATTGGTCTGAAAAACGTTTCAGTGAATGAGCCTCAGTTTACCGGTCATTTCCCTCAACTTCCTGTTTTTCCTGGCGTATTAATCCTTGAAGCAATGGCTCAAGCGACAGGTCTACTTGCATTTAAAACTTTTGGTGCACCAAAAGAGAATGAGCTGTATTACTTTGCTAGTATTGATAATGCTAAATTCCGTAAGCCTGTAGTGCCAGGTGATCAATTGGTCATCGAAGTTGAATTCTTGAAAGAGCGTCGTGGTATCGCTCTATTCAATGGCACGGCAAAAGTAGACGGTGAAGTTGTTTGTTCAGCTGAACTGAAATGTGCACGTCGAGAGTTTTAA
- the lpxA gene encoding acyl-ACP--UDP-N-acetylglucosamine O-acyltransferase, with amino-acid sequence MIHETAQIHPSAVVEEGAVIGANVKIGPFCYVDSKVEIGEGTQLMSHVVVKGPTKIGKDNRIFQFASIGEECQDLKYKGEDTQLIIGDRNTIRESVTMHRGTIQDGGITKVGSDNLFMINAHVAHDCLVGDRCIFANNATLAGHVTIEDNAIVGGMSAIHQFCKVGAHAMLGGGSIVVQDVPPYVMAQGNHCAPFGINIEGLKRRGFEKAEIHAIRRAYKAIYRAGITLEEAKAEIAKEASEFPVVQRFLDFLEDSKRGIIR; translated from the coding sequence ATGATCCATGAAACCGCTCAAATCCATCCGTCAGCGGTGGTTGAAGAGGGTGCCGTTATTGGTGCCAACGTTAAAATTGGTCCGTTTTGTTACGTAGACAGTAAAGTTGAAATTGGCGAAGGCACTCAACTGATGTCTCACGTGGTGGTAAAAGGGCCAACCAAAATTGGTAAAGATAACCGCATTTTCCAATTTGCTTCGATTGGCGAAGAGTGTCAGGACCTGAAATACAAAGGTGAAGATACTCAGTTGATCATTGGTGATCGCAATACCATTCGTGAAAGCGTGACAATGCACCGTGGTACGATTCAAGATGGCGGTATCACGAAAGTGGGTAGCGACAACTTGTTTATGATTAACGCCCACGTTGCTCATGACTGTCTTGTCGGCGACCGCTGTATTTTTGCCAACAACGCAACCTTAGCGGGTCACGTGACGATTGAAGATAACGCGATTGTTGGCGGTATGTCTGCTATTCATCAGTTCTGTAAAGTAGGCGCGCACGCGATGCTTGGCGGTGGTTCAATCGTGGTACAAGATGTTCCTCCTTACGTGATGGCACAAGGTAACCACTGTGCGCCGTTCGGTATTAATATCGAAGGTTTGAAACGTCGTGGTTTCGAAAAAGCAGAAATCCACGCGATTCGCCGCGCATACAAAGCGATCTATCGTGCCGGTATTACTTTGGAAGAAGCGAAAGCGGAAATTGCCAAAGAAGCAAGCGAATTCCCAGTCGTACAGCGTTTCTTGGACTTCCTTGAAGACTCCAAACGCGGCATCATTCGTTAA
- the lpxB gene encoding lipid-A-disaccharide synthase has translation MERPLRIGIVAGELSGDTLGEGFIQAVKARYPNAEFVGIGGPKMIAQGCQSLFDMEELAVMGLVEVLGRLPRLLKVKAELVRYFTQNPPDVFVGIDAPDFNLRLELDLKQAGIKTVHYVSPSVWAWRQKRIYKIAAATNLVLAFLPFEKEFYDRFDVPCEFIGHTLADAIPFHTDKQQARQQLGLAQDKQWLAVLPGSRGGEMKKLAEPFIRTCLRLRETHPELQFVVALVNAKRRAEFEEIRQQVAPDLEFTLVDDTARNVIAASDAVMLASGTVALECMLLKRPMVVGYRVNRFTAFLAKRLLKTKYVSLPNILADQPLVKEFLQDDCTVDNLYAEVCHLLDDDNQAMLDKFDEMHHWIRKDADVQAANAVLNLIEKA, from the coding sequence GTGGAAAGACCATTGCGTATCGGCATTGTTGCCGGTGAGCTATCTGGAGATACGTTAGGCGAAGGATTTATTCAAGCAGTCAAAGCTCGTTATCCTAATGCTGAGTTTGTCGGTATTGGCGGACCAAAAATGATTGCCCAAGGATGCCAGTCTCTTTTTGATATGGAAGAGTTGGCGGTCATGGGATTAGTTGAAGTACTTGGCCGTTTACCTCGTCTTTTAAAAGTAAAAGCGGAACTTGTTCGCTATTTTACTCAAAATCCCCCTGATGTTTTCGTTGGGATTGATGCACCAGATTTTAACTTGCGTCTTGAACTCGATTTGAAACAAGCCGGTATCAAAACGGTTCATTATGTCAGTCCTTCAGTATGGGCATGGCGTCAAAAACGTATCTATAAAATCGCAGCTGCCACTAACCTAGTGTTGGCTTTTCTGCCTTTTGAAAAAGAATTTTACGATCGCTTCGATGTGCCATGTGAATTCATCGGGCATACGTTAGCGGATGCGATTCCATTCCATACGGATAAACAGCAAGCACGCCAACAGCTCGGTTTAGCACAAGACAAACAATGGCTGGCGGTATTGCCGGGCAGTCGCGGTGGTGAGATGAAAAAGCTCGCCGAACCTTTTATTCGTACGTGTTTGCGTTTACGTGAAACGCATCCTGAGTTGCAATTTGTCGTGGCGCTGGTGAATGCTAAGCGACGTGCTGAATTTGAAGAAATTCGCCAGCAAGTGGCTCCCGATCTTGAATTTACCTTAGTGGATGATACTGCGCGTAATGTGATTGCGGCATCCGATGCGGTGATGCTTGCATCAGGTACTGTCGCTCTTGAATGTATGCTGCTTAAGCGCCCAATGGTGGTTGGTTACCGTGTTAACCGCTTTACTGCATTTCTTGCCAAACGCTTATTGAAGACTAAGTACGTTTCTTTACCCAATATATTGGCAGATCAGCCGTTGGTTAAAGAGTTTTTGCAAGACGACTGTACGGTCGATAATTTGTATGCTGAAGTTTGTCACTTATTGGATGACGATAACCAAGCCATGTTGGATAAGTTTGATGAAATGCATCATTGGATTCGTAAAGATGCGGATGTTCAGGCTGCGAATGCAGTGCTTAATTTGATAGAGAAGGCATAA
- the rnhB gene encoding ribonuclease HII, translating into MAKAPVKELPPFEMPAGYTLIAGVDEVGRGPLVGDVVTAAVILDPNNPIEGLNDSKKLSEKKRLALFPEIQEKALAWAVGRCSPQEIDELNILQATMVAMQRAVAGLKVQPDLVLIDGNRTPELPMDSQAVVKGDLRVAQISAASIIAKVVRDHEMEELDKTYPQFGFAQHKGYPTKAHFEAIEKHGVIDQHRKSFGPVKRALGL; encoded by the coding sequence ATGGCAAAAGCACCAGTAAAAGAGTTACCTCCTTTCGAAATGCCTGCTGGGTACACACTGATCGCTGGCGTCGATGAGGTTGGTCGTGGTCCACTGGTCGGTGATGTGGTGACAGCAGCGGTTATTTTGGATCCAAATAATCCGATTGAAGGGTTAAACGACTCAAAAAAATTGTCAGAAAAGAAACGGTTGGCTCTTTTCCCAGAGATTCAAGAGAAGGCGTTAGCGTGGGCGGTCGGCCGTTGTTCTCCACAAGAGATTGATGAGCTTAATATTTTGCAAGCGACCATGGTGGCAATGCAACGCGCTGTAGCTGGGTTAAAAGTGCAACCTGATTTGGTGTTGATCGATGGTAACCGCACACCAGAACTGCCAATGGATTCACAAGCTGTAGTGAAAGGGGATTTACGCGTGGCGCAAATTAGCGCTGCATCCATTATCGCAAAAGTCGTTCGCGACCATGAAATGGAAGAGCTCGACAAAACTTACCCACAGTTTGGTTTTGCTCAGCATAAAGGTTACCCAACCAAAGCACACTTTGAAGCCATTGAAAAACATGGTGTCATAGATCAACATCGTAAAAGTTTTGGTCCAGTAAAACGAGCACTCGGTTTATAA